The following coding sequences are from one Nicotiana tomentosiformis chromosome 3, ASM39032v3, whole genome shotgun sequence window:
- the LOC104117029 gene encoding calcium-dependent protein kinase 26, which produces MAVAKSDINAESSLCSCSCYKVANLSETILDANHSANLHDRYILGEQLGWGQFGIIRTCSDKFTGEVLACKSIAKNRLVTQEDVRSVKLEIEIMTRLSGHPNVVDLKAVYEEETYVHLVMELCAGGELFHQLERHGRFSEAEARVLFHDLMEVVMYCHQKGIVHRDLKPENILLATKGSSSPIKLADFGLATYIKPGESLHGTVGSPFYIAPEVLAGGYNQAADIWSAGVILYILLSGIPPFWGKTKSKIFDAVRAADLWFPSDRWDTISSSAKELIKGMLCKDPSQRLTTQHILDHAWVRDSSSHFNEPCFKVHSDEGSYCSSLMARNQDISFGTGSAVLCDAQSPKFMCRPSFSTLLTEQSTTSYESAVFSFSSTGGSNGHEFATPVPTLPSFTFFGSSLVVDQGSYEVDLSVRASDVDLLHKDASVGKVFMLSDSPVEVVREKTVEVRKSGSNGSRTLGIQSRRNHTIGLGEFEQLDIMVTESVIRWSSCTCLPTATSLRSSLVC; this is translated from the exons ATGGCTGTTGCCAAGAGCGACATCAATGCTGAATCATCACTCTGTTCATGTAGTTGCTATAAAGTTGCAAACTTGAGTGAAACCATTTTGGATGCAAATCATAGTGCTAATCTGCATGATCGTTACATTCTTGGAGAACAGCTGGGCTGGGGCCAGTTTGGGATAATAAGGACATGCTCTGACAAGTTCACCGGAGAGGTATTGGCCTGCAAATCCATTGCAAAAAATAGATTGGTGACACAGGAGGATGTGCGAAGTGTCAAGCTTGAAATTGAAATAATGACCAGGCTCTCTGGCCACCCAAACGTCGTTGATCTCAAGGCAGTTTATGAGGAAGAAACTTATGTACATCTAGTAATGGAGCTTTGTGCCGGGGGAGAACTTTTCCATCAGCTGGAGAGGCATGGGAGATTTTCTGAGGCTGAGGCCAGGGTTCTCTTCCATGACCTAATGGAAGTGGTGATGTACTGTCATCAGAAAGGCATCGTACACAGAGATCTGAAGCCAGAGAACATTCTCTTGGCTACAAAGGGTTCTTCTTCTCCGATAAAATTAGCTGATTTTGGTCTTGCAACCTACATCAAGCCAG GTGAAAGTTTGCATGGTACTGTTGGCAGCCCATTTTATATAGCTCCAGAGGTCCTAGCAGGAGGTTATAATCAAGCAGCTGATATTTGGAGTGCTGGCGTTATTCTGTACATTCTTCTTAGTGGAATACCACCATTTTGGGGGAAGACAAAGTCTAAGATATTTGATGCTGTTAGGGCAGCTGATTTGTGGTTTCCTTCTGATCGCTGGGATACAATATCATCTTCGGCAAAAGAGTTGATTAAAGGAATGCTATGTAAAGATCCTTCTCAGAGGCTTACAACTCAGCATATTCTAG ATCATGCTTGGGTACGGGATAGCTCATCGCATTTCAATGAGCCATGCTTTAAAGTGCACTCAGATGAAGGCTCCTACTGCTCTTCGCTTATGGCTAGGAATCAGGATATCAGTTTTGGCACAGGTTCTGCCGTCTTATGTGATGCCCAATCGCCAAAATTCATGTGCCGCCCATCATTTTCTACTTTACTAacagaacaatcaacaacttcCTATGAATCGGCTGTATTCTCTTTCAGTAGTACTGGTGGATCAAATGGCCATGAGTTTGCTACTCCAGTTCCAACATTGCCGAGTTTTACATTCTTCGGCTCGAGTTTAGTTGTTGATCAAGGGAGTTATGAAGTGGATTTATCTGTAAGAGCATCTGATGTAGATTTACTTCATAAAG ATGCCAGTGTGGGGAAGGTGTTTATGTTGTCAGACTCTCCTGTAGAAGTGGTAAGAGAGAAGACAGTAGAGGTTAGAAAGAGTGGATCAAATGGATCTAGAACCCTAGGCATTCAGAGCAGGAGGAACCATACAATTGGTCTTGGTGAATTTGAGCAGCTTGATATTATGGTAACTGAATCAGTTATCCGATGGTCATCATGCACGTGTCTTCCTACCGCCACATCACTCAGGTCTTCTCTTGTCTGTTGA
- the LOC104117027 gene encoding uncharacterized protein, which yields MGSQIYSPTAQFSCQLPKTKSRQVSSFSSLQLKPRINIISSQQQPRSTGAVTETTIPRTGTYNVDFKTFEACKLGISRYPDFVYNAKGGSGTGTGKRIESSEEIAVDFDLEKLYIPPLTSATAKFLGLPLPPFLKIDVVPELLRGYVSQETGKVNLEFKAKFWFSVGTIYRAPPLLVETLLTSEETKGRIREGRGERLNEEGRCTLVGVATVEPIDDLFMNTFLSLPTECLAKMNAKISFSST from the exons ATGGGGTCTCAAATTTACTCACCAACTGCTCAATTCTCCTGCCAACTTCCCAAAACGAAATCAAGACAAGTATCTTCATTTTCCTCACTTCAGTTAAAACCCAGAATCAACATCATAAGTTCACAGCAACAGCCGCGGTCTACTGGTGCTGTAACTGAAACAACAATTCCAAGAACTGGTACATACAATGTGGACTTCAAGACTTTTGAAGCTTGCAAACTTGGTATTTCCAGATACCCAGATTTTGTGTATAATGCCAAAGGAGGTTCAGGTACTGGAACTGGCAAAAGAATTGAGTCAAGCGAGGAAATTGCCGTTGATTTTGACTTGGAAAAGTTGTACATTCCTCCATTAACATCTGCAACTGCTAAGTTCTTGGGATTACCATTGCCCCCTTTTCTGAAAATTGATGTTGTCCCCGAGCTCCTTAGAGGATATGTTAGCCAAGAAACTGGCAAG GTCAATCTGGAGTTCAAGGCCAAGTTCTGGTTTTCAGTTGGAACCATCTACAGAGCGCCGCCATTGCTTGTGGAGACGCTTTTAACGTCAGAAGAAACGAAGGGAAGAATTAGAGAAGGAAGAGGGGAGAGGCTAAATGAAGAAGGAAGGTGCACACTTGTTGGGGTGGCAACAGTTGAACCTATTGACGACTTGTTTATGAATACATTCCTTAGCCTTCCAACAGAATGTCTTGCGAAAATGAATGCTAAAATCTCATTTTCCAGTACCTAG
- the LOC104117028 gene encoding ABC transporter B family member 28, with protein MASTVTNSFCLSLNSAITQRRRNQQVLIRRPSHFSISSTQRPFRPHFISCRKLKRYSAISSAYITGPAFDAIVSENDPKFEESDDSLVAVEPIEVISWGFMWKLVSRHKLKLLASVLALIGCTTCTLTMPLLSGRFFEVLIGTRPEPLLELLSKVGLLYALEPIFTIIYVVNMNSIWEKVMSSLRAQIFQRVLIQKVEFFDRYKVGELTALLTTDLGSLKNIVSENTSRDRGFRALSEVVGTLSLLFALSPQLAPILGVLMLAVSILVAVYKRTTVNVFKAHGLVQASIADSVAESFSAIRTVRSFSGEKRQMSVFARQVLEYESSGIKLGTFRSFNESVTRVAVYISLMALYCLGGSKVKAGEMSVGIVASFIGYTFTLTFAVQGLVNTFGDLRTAFAATERINSVLSGAEIDEALAYSLEKDMKQKKVRDEALELYLVNGSNEKKQSTKTRYMSSLKLGSSVRSLAETGDICLEDVYFSYPVRPDVEILCGLNLMLKCGTVTALVGPSGAGKSTVVQLLARFYEPTRGRITVAGEDLRTFDKSEWARVVSIVNQEPVLFSVSVGENIAYGLPDEYVSKDDVIKAAKAANAHEFIISMPQGYDTLVGERGGLLSGGQRQRIAIARALLKNAPILILDEATSALDTVSERLVQEALDRLMKGRTTLVIAHRLSTVQNADQIALCSDGKIVELGTHFELLERKGQYASLVDTQRLAFE; from the exons ATGGCTAGTACTGTAACTAACTCCTTCTGTCTTTCTCTCAACTCCGCCATTACACAACGGCGGCGCAATCAACAAGTCTTAATCCGGCGACCATCTCACTTCTCTATCTCTTCAACACAACGTCCGTTTCGTCCACATTTCATTAGTTGCCGGAAACTGAAACGGTACTCCGCGATATCTTCAGCTTACATTACAGGCCCTGCTTTTGATGCTATTGTTTCAGAAAACGATCCTAAATTCGAAGAATCGGATGATAGTTTAGTGGCAGTTGAGCCAATTGAAGTTATCAGTTGGGGTTTTATGTGGAAACTTGTTTCTCGCCACAAGTTGAAGCTCCTTGCTTCTGTTCTCGCTCTTATCGGCTGTACCACTTGTACTCTCACCATGCCTTTACTTTCCG GAAGattttttgaagtacttattGGAACAAGACCAGAGCCTCTGTTGGAACTGCTCAGTAAAGTGGGACTTCTATATGCACTGGAGCCAATTTTTACAATTATCTACGTGGTGAACATGAATTCCATTTGGGAGAAGGTTATGTCCAGCTTAAGGGCTCAAATTTTTCAGAGAGTACTGATTCAAAAG GTTGAGTTTTTTGACCGTTACAAG GTTGGTGAGTTAACAGCTCTATTAACAACTGATCTTGGTTCACTCAAAAATATTGTCAGTGAGAATACTTCACGGGATCGTGGTTTTAGGGCATTATCAGAG GTGGTTGGAACATTGTCCTTATTGTTTGCTCTATCTCCCCAGCTTGCTCCAATTTTGGGCGTACTCATGCTCGCCGTGTCTATTTTAGTCG CTGTGTACAAGAGGACAACTGTAAATGTCTTCAAAGCTCATGGACTGGTCCAAGCATCCATAGCTGATTCTGTGGCCGAATCATTTTCTGCCATTCGCACT GTGAGGTCATTTAGTGGGGAGAAGCGTCAGATGTCAGTGTTTGCTCGCCAG GTACTCGAGTATGAGAGTAGTGGCATAAAGCTTGGAACCTTCAGATCCTTCAATGAGTCAGTGACTAGGGTGGCAGTTTATATCTCCTTGATGGCTTTATATTGTCTTGGTGGAAGCAAAGTAAAGGCA GGTGAAATGTCAGTGGGAATTGTGGCTTCATTTATCGGATACACTTTTACATTAACTTTTGCA GTTCAAGGCCTCGTAAATACCTTTGGAGATCTTCGTACAGCTTTTGCAGCAACTGAGAGAATTAACTCTGTTTTGTCTGGAGCTGAAATTGATGAAGCGCTTGCATATTCTTTAGAGAAAGACATGAAGCAAAAGAAGGTCCGTGATGAGGCTTTAGAATTATACTTGGTGAATGGTTCTAATGAGAAGAAACAATCTACCAAAACAAGATACATGTCTTCCTTAAAATTGGGTAGCAGTGTGCGAAGCCTTGCAGAGACAGGTGATATCTGTCTTGAAG ATGTGTATTTCTCGTATCCAGTGAGGCCTGATGTGGAAATCCTTTGTGGTCTTAATTTAATGCTAAAATGTGGAACGGTTACAGCTCTGGTGGGACCAAGTGGTGCAGGGAAAAGTACAGTAGTACAACTATTAGCACGTTTCTATGAG CCAACTCGAGGCCGCATAACTGTTGCAGGAGAAGATTTGCGAACATTTGATAAGAGCGAATGGGCACGGGTTGTCTCTATAGTGAATCAA GAACCTGTTCTTTTCTCTGTATCGGTTGGAGAAAATATCGCTTATGGTCTCCCTGATGAGTATGTATCCAAGGACGATGTAATAAAGGCAGCCAAGGCTGCCAATGCTCACGAGTTCATAATTTCAATGCCACAG GGTTATGACACATTAGTTGGTGAACGTGGTGGTTTATTGAGTGGTGGACAGAGGCAG AGAATTGCTATTGCAAGGGCTCTACTGAAGAATGCCCCTATTTTGATTCTCGATGAG GCCACTAGTGCTTTAGACACAGTAAGTGAGCGTCTAGTCCAAGAAGCACTGGACCGTCTGATGAAGGGACGAACAACTTTGGTAATTGCTCATAGATTGAGCACAGTTCAGAATGCAGATCAAATTGCTCTTTGTTCTGATGGGAAGATTGTGGAGTTGGGAACACACTTTGAGTTGTTGGAGAGGAAAGGCCAATATGCTTCTCTGGTTGACACTCAGAGGCTCGCATTTGAATAA